In Sphaeramia orbicularis chromosome 10, fSphaOr1.1, whole genome shotgun sequence, the following proteins share a genomic window:
- the cab39l1 gene encoding calcium binding protein 39, like 1, translating into MPFPFGKSQKSPAEIVRSLKENVAYMEKLDAGDSKKCEKVAEEVSKNLASLKEVLCGTGDKEPQTEAVAQLAQELYNTNLLIALIANLQRIDFEGKKDVVHLFSNIVRRQIGTRTPTVEYISTHPQILFMLLKGYESAEVALNCGMMLRECLRHEPLARTVLFSEEFYCFFRYVELSTFDIASDAFASFKDLLTRHKIMCADFLENNYDRVFTEYEKLLHSDNYVTKRQSLKLLGELLLDRHNFTVMTKYISRAENLKLMMNLLRDNSRNIQFEAFHVFKVFVANPNKTQPVLDILLKNQTKLVEFLSHFQTDRSEDEQFCDEKNYLIKQIRDLKRPAAPEEA; encoded by the exons ATGCCTTTTCCTTTCGGGAAGTCTCAGAAGAGTCCAGCTGAAATAGTGAGGAGTTTGAAAGAGAATGTGGCTTACATGGAAAAGCTGGATGCTGGAGACAGCAAAAAGTGTGAAAAG GTTGCAGAGGAGGTGTCCAAAAATCTGGCGTCGCTGAAGGAAGTGCTGTGTGGAACAGGTGACAAGGAGCCTCAGACTGAGGCGGTCGCTCAACTTGCACAAGAGCTATACAACACCAATCTGCTCATAGCTCTAATTGCAAATCTGCAGAGGATTGATTTTGAG gGGAAGAAGgatgtggttcatttattcaGCAATATAGTGAGACGTCAGATTGGCACCCGTACACCGACGGTAGAATACATCTCTACACACCCACAGATTCTCTTTATGCTTCTGAAAGG ATATGAGAGTGCAGAAGTAGCTCTGAACTGTGGTATGATGCTGAGGGAATGCCTGCGTCACGAGCCTTTGGCAAGGACGGTGCTGTTCTCTGAGGAGTTCTACTGCTTCTTCCGCTACGTGGAACTTTCAACATTTGACATAGCCTCAGACGCTTTTGCCTCATTCAAG GATCTCCTCACAAGGCACAAGATTATGTGTGCAGATTTTCTGGAGAACAATTATGACAGG GTGTTTACAGAGTATGAAAAGCTCCTGCATTCTGACAACTATGTCACCAAGCGGCAGTCTTTGAAG CTCCTCGGAGAACTCCTCCTTGACCGGCACAACTTCACCGTCATGACAAAGTACATCAGTCGGGCTGAGAACCTGAAGCTGATGATGAACCTGCTCAGAGACAACAGCCGAAACATCCAGTTTGAAGCTTTCCACGTCTTCAAG GTATTTGTCGCAAACCCGAACAAGACTCAGCCCGTGCTGGACATACTGCTGAAGAACCAGACCAAGCTTGTGGAATTCCTGAGCCACTTCCAGACGGACAGATCAGAGGACGAGCAGTTCTGCGATGAGAAGAACTATCTGATAAAGCAGATCCGGGACCTGAAGAGGCCCGCTGCTCCAGAGGAAGCCTAG